Proteins encoded in a region of the Antedon mediterranea chromosome 2, ecAntMedi1.1, whole genome shotgun sequence genome:
- the LOC140041090 gene encoding uncharacterized protein produces the protein MLVLRLALLVGCFLSFKVTVAEQQTNLETQDVLNTADANQEIDQQQPYPVKEVLPQADIQSDVTNTDANEDTSYRCRRRRYRYRRHVTRYRLTRITFYFRGRSLIFRYFMRGRFHNEVSNYQWRGNRLFFYWRLGRSWRFMPFFSYGGRRYVFRRGMYRCGKYYIRRRGSRGLWVRRTYRVTRQRLFWRNRRMYISFYYGRRRYVRVVRYVWRGGYLMYYFHFGRIRGWRRVTYFYIGHRRYRFYRGRYRCGRLYIWGRGRKITVRGYRVTRQRLFYKNRRMYISFYYGRRRYVRVVRYVWRGGYLMYYFSFGHIRGWRKATSFYIGRRRYRFYKGRYRCGRFYIWGRGRRFTVRGYRVTRQRVFYRNRRMYISFYYGRRRYVRVVRYVWRSGYLMYYFSFGHIRGWRKATSFYIGRRRYRFYKGRYRCGRFYIWGRGRRFTVRRYRVTRQRVFYRNRRMYISFYYGRRRYVRVVKYVWRRGYLMYYFSFGHIRGWRKTTSFYIGRRRYRFYKGRYRCGRFYIWGRGRRFTVKRRPVHRVTKQRLFYRNGRMYLIWYYRGRRYTRVVKYTWRNNRMVYYFRFGRHRGWRTVSYFYIGRRRYRYVNGKYTSGRSYIKAGGGRLRVYGRLPIRNINKRRRISYFFMSHGRLYYRFYRGNRYVTTIMKYTRRHNRLYYYIGHRWRIVTSYQYNGRYYTIVNGRYRITTHRAFIHRHYTRHAIHTSSVLHKYITRNIIHRRVVYHHRHVHHRHVVRHVRHFHHTIHRHSHRVLHHHYKTSHRRNINHHRTIRHVRHYHHLHHKYHTRTLHTRVYVNHRRNVHHHVTKKHVHHYHHVHNKYHRRNIVTHRYVNHRHNTIHRHNVRHVRHIYHRLHRHHHRAVHRHVRINHHRNVIHRHVVRHVKHFHHVLHKHSHLVRHHHRNVYHRRNITHRHVLVHRHHYRHAYHRHHVRVLHRHVHVNHNRNVIHRHYVRHVRHFHHTRHLHRRFVRHHHRYVKHRRNVIHRHLVKHVKHYHHVLHRHVHRVINRNAYVNHRHNIRHRHVVRHVKHLQHIINKYHNRSVSSHATVNHRRNVVHRHVLRHVHHYRHNIQRYHTRQLHHNAYVNHRRNVVHRHYVRHVKHLHQARHVHQRRTLHRNTYVNHRRNVIHRHVLRHVHHYHHAYHRHATRNIYKNAFVNHRRNVIHRHVLRHVHHYHHIIRKHHHKNIITRSYLNHRRNIIHRHHLRHNRHFTQIVNRYKTKNVYTKAYVNHRRNVIKRRYINHRQNIRQVVNRYVTRNVYKRQYINHHKHIQHRQTISHVHHYHHIIRKHHVRNVFRNAYVNHRRNVVHRYHRRHNHHYHHTYTRYTTKNVLHRKNVHHRRNLSQKHYVRHVHHYHHAIHKHYHRNVNHRVNVHHRRNIIHRHYKRHVHHYRHNYHRHATKNVHTNAYVNHVHRRIHRYHLRHVKHYRHNINVNTHRNVVTRHYVNHRRNIIHRHHHRHVQHYHHVLHRHVHRNVFKNAYVNHRRNVIHRHHVRHVRHFHHAVHRHINRHVQTHKNVYHRRNIRHNKNIRHVTHHHHARHVHHHRVLVSHRNVSHRRNVIHRHIVRHVQHLHHVLHKYHHRNLVSHVNVSHRRNIRHRHHVRHVRHYHHVVHVHHHRHLHRNINVNHRRNVIHRRRVNHVRHYHHIVNVHGHRSVSSHVKVNHRKNIHLHRTITHAKHFHQVLHRHTHITRHHHVNVNHRRNIKHRHNVRHVRHYHHVLHRHRHIVKQHHRNVYHRRNVHHHYHKSHVHHYHRSFHRHLHRNVHTQVHVTHNRNVAHHHHLRHVHHYHHVINRHQHKNVSTHAHVSHHRHVRHNTHVSHSHHIYHRLTRYSKRVLHHHRNVYHSRNVQHNRHVSHTHHHHH, from the coding sequence ATGTTAGTTTTGCGTCTAGCGTTGCTAGTTGGCTGTTTCCTGTCTTTTAAAGTAACAGTAGCAGAACAACAAACTAATCTTGAGACACAAGATGTTCTAAATACCGCCGATGCAAATCAAGAAATTGACCAGCAACAACCTTATCCAGTAAAAGAGGTTTTACCACAAGCTGACATCCAATCTGACGTCACAAACACAGATGCCAATGAAGATACAAGTTATCGATGCCGTCGTCGTCGATATCGGTATCGTCGCCACGTTACCAGATACCGGTTAACACGAATTACTTTCTATTTCAGAGGTAGATCGTTAATCTTCAGGTATTTTATGCGAGGACGGTTCCACAATGAAGTTTCAAACTACCAGTGGCGCGGAAATCGATTGTTCTTCTACTGGCGGTTAGGACGTTCTTGGAGGTTCATGCCATTCTTTTCCTATGGCGGTCGCAGGTACGTATTCAGACGTGGAATGTATAGATGCGGAAAGTACTATATTCGAAGACGTGGGTCTCGAGGATTGTGGGTACGTCGTACTTATCGAGTGACACGACAAAGATTGTTCTGGCGAAACCGACGAATGTACATCTCTTTCTACTACGGAAGACGACGATATGTCCGCGTTGTTAGGTACGTCTGGAGAGGTGGATATTTAATGTATTACTTCCACTTTGGGCGTATTAGAGGTTGGCGAAGAGTGACATATTTCTACATTGGGCATCGAAGATATCGCTTCTACAGGGGCAGATACCGATGTGGACGACTCTACATCTGGGGACGAGGTCGGAAAATCACCGTTCGAGGTTATCGTGTAACAAGACAGAGATTGTTCTATAAGAACAGACGAATGTACATCTCTTTCTACTACGGAAGAAGGCGATATGTACGCGTTGTTAGGTACGTCTGGAGAGGTGGGTATCTGATGTACTATTTTAGCTTTGGCCATATCAGAGGTTGGCGAAAGGCAACATCTTTCTACATCGGGCGTCGACGATATCGTTTCTACAAGGGTAGATACCGATGTGGACGATTTTACATCTGGGGACGAGGTCGACGATTTACCGTTCGAGGTTATCGTGTAACAAGACAGAGAGTGTTTTATAGAAACAGACGTATGTACATCTCTTTCTACTATGGAAGAAGGCGATATGTACGCGTTGTTAGGTACGTCTGGAGAAGTGGGTATCTGATGTACTATTTTAGCTTTGGCCATATCAGAGGATGGCGAAAAGCAACCTCTTTCTACATCGGGCGTCGACGATATCGTTTCTACAAGGGTAGATACCGATGTGGACGATTTTACATCTGGGGACGAGGTCGACGATTTACCGTGCGACGTTATCGAGTAACAAGACAAAGAGTATTCTATAGGAACAGACGTATGTATATTTCATTCTACTATGGAAGAAGACGATATGTACGCGTTGTTAAATACGTCTGGAGACGAGGATATCTGATGTACTATTTTAGCTTTGGCCATATCAGAGGTTGGCGAAAAACAACATCTTTCTACATTGGGCGTCGACGATACCGCTTCTACAAGGGTAGATACCGATGTGGACGATTCTACATCTGGGGACGAGGTCGACGATTTACAGTGAAACGCCGTCCAGTGCATCGTGTCACAAAACAAAGACTGTTCTATCGAAACGGACGCATGTACCTTATTTGGTACTACAGAGGAAGAAGATATACTCGTGTTGTAAAATATACTTGGAGAAACAATCGAATGGTATATTACTTCCGTTTTGGACGTCATAGAGGCTGGCGAACAGTCAGTTACTTCTATATTGGGCGCCGACGATACCGATACGTCAACGGTAAATATACATCTGGACGGAGTTACATCAAAGCAGGAGGTGGACGACTAAGAGTGTATGGCCGTCTCCCAATACGTAACATAAATAAAAGAAGACGAATTTCCTATTTCTTTATGTCACATGGTAGATTGTATTACCGATTCTATAGAGGTAATAGATACGTTACTacaataatgaaatatacacgACGTCATAATCGTCTGTACTATTACATTGGCCACAGGTGGCGCATTGTTACGTCATATCAGTACAATGGCAGGTATTACACCATTGTGAATGGACGATACAGAATAACTACCCATCGTGCTTTTATCCATCGACACTATACTAGACATGCAATCCACACCAGCTCTGTGCTGCACAAATACATCACAAGAAATATAATTCATCGTAGAGTTGTTTACCACCATCGACATGTTCACCACAGACATGTTGTCAGACATGTTCGTCACTTTCATCACACCATTCACAGACATTCCCATCGTGTTCTACATCATCACTACAAGACATCTCATAGACGAAATATCAACCATCACCGTACTATTCGTCATGTGAGGCATTACCACCATTTGCACCATAAATATCACACTCGCACACTTCACACCCGAGTGTACGTAAATCATCGAAGAAACGTACATCATCACGTTACCAAAAAACACgttcatcattaccatcatgtCCACAACAAGTATCATCGACGTAATATTGTAACACATCGTTACGTCAATCACCGTCATAACACAATACATCGTCACAATGTTCGACATGTTCGTCATATCTATCACCGATTGCATAGACATCATCACCGCGCTGTCCATCGTCATGTGCGTATAAATCACCATAGGAACGTGATCCATCGTCATGTAGTGCGTCATGTTAAACACTTTCATCATGTACTTCACAAGCACAGTCATTTGGTAAGACATCATCATAGAAACGTTTACCATCGACGTAACATAACACATCGCCATGTACTGGTACATAGACACCATTACCGCCATGCCTATCACCGACACCATGTTCGTGTTTTACATAGGCATGTACATGTGAACCACAATCGCAATGTTATTCATCGCCATTACGTGAGACATGTGCGTCATTTCCACCATACACGTCATCTGCATCGACGTTTTGTACGTCATCATCACCGATATGTTAAGCATAGACGAAACGTCATCCACCGTCACTTAGTTAAACATGTCAAGCATTATCATCATGTACTTCATCGACACGTTCATCGCGTGATTAATCGAAATGCATACGTCAACCATAGACATAACATTCGTCATCGACATGTAGTGAGGCACGTCAAACACTTGCAACACATAATCAACAAGTATCACAACAGAAGTGTAAGTAGTCATGCGACGGTAAATCATCGCCGAAACGTCGTACACCGTCACGTTTTAAGACACGTTCACCACTACCGACACAACATCCAAAGATACCACACTCGTCAACTCCACCACAACGCATATGTAAACCATCGTAGAAATGTCGTTCATCGACATTACGTTAGACACGTCAAACACCTGCACCAGGCTCGACATGTCCACCAACGCCGTACATTACACCGTAACACATACGTCAACCACAGACGAAACGTAATCCATCGACATGTCCTGCGTCATGTTCACCACTACCATCACGCTTACCATAGGCACGCTACCCGTAACATTTACAAAAATGCGTTTGTAAATCATAGACGTAACGTAATTCATCGTCACGTGTTAAGACACGTGCATCACTACCACCACATCATCCGCAAACACCATCATAAGAATATTATCACAAGGTCTTACCTCAACCATCGCCGAAATATAATCCATAGACATCATCTCAGACATAACCGCCACTTTACTCAAATTGTAAACCGATACAAAACTAAAAACGTTTATACAAAAGCATATGTCAACCACAGGCGAAACGTAATTAAACGTAGGTATATCAACCATAGACAGAACATCAGACAGGTTGTTAACAGATACGTCACCCGAAATGTTTACAAACGACAGTACATTAACCATCATAAACACATTCAACATCGTCAAACTATAAGTCAtgttcatcattatcatcacatcATTCGAAAACATCACGTCAGAAATGTATTCCGTAATGCATACGTAAACCATAGACGTAATGTTGTACATCGCTACCATCGTCGCCATAACCATCACTACCACCACACATACACACGATATACCACCAAAAATGTTTTACATAGAAAGAACGTCCATCACCGACGTAACTTGTCACAAAAACACTACGTGAGACATGTACACCATTATCACCACGCTATTCACAAACATTATCACCGCAACGTTAACCACAGAGTCAACGTTCATCACAGACGTAACATCATCCATCGTCATTACAAACGACATGTCCACCATTACAGACACAACTACCACAGACACGCCACCAAAAATGTACATACCAATGCATACGTTAACCACGTGCATAGAAGAATACATCGATATCACCTCCGTCATGTGAAACATTACAGACATAATATCAATGTTAACACACACCGAAATGTCGTCACTCGTCATTATGTAAATCACCGACGAAACATCATTCACCGACATCACCATCGACATGTACAACATTATCATCATGTCCTGCATAGACACGTCCACCGAAACGTGTTCAAGAATGCTTACGTAAATCATAGACGTAACGTCATTCATCGTCATCACGTTCGACATGTCCGTCATTTCCATCACGCCGTACATAGACATATTAACAGGCATGTTCAAACACACAAAAATGTATATCACAGGCGAAACATTCGCCACAACAAAAACATACGTCATGTGACCCATCACCATCATGCCAGGCACGTGCACCATCATCGAGTGTTGGTATCTCACCGTAACGTCAGCCACCGACGAAACGTCATCCATCGACACATCGTTCGACATGTCCAACACTTGCATCACGTGTTACACAAATACCATCATCGAAACTTGGTTAGCCATGTGAATGTAAGCCATCGAAGAAATATCAGACATCGTCATCATGTACGTCACGTTCGTCATTACCATCACGTTGTACACGTACATCATCACCGACATTTACACCGTAACATCAACGTGAACCACCGACGTAACGTTATACATCGTCGCCGCGTTAACCATGTTCGACATTACCATCATATAGTAAACGTACACGGACACCGCAGTGTCAGCAGTCACGTGAAGGTAAACCATCGAAAAAACATTCACCTACATCGTACCATTACGCATGCTAAACATTTCCACCAGGTGTTACACCGACACACTCACATAACACGACATCATCACGTGAACGTCAACCATCGACGTAACATCAAGCATAGACACAACGTCCGTCATGTTCGACATTACCACCATGTATTGCACAGACATCGTCATATCGTGAAGCAACATCACCGAAACGTATACCATCGACGAAACGTGCATCACCATTACCACAAAAGCCATGTCCATCATTACCATCGCTCCTTCCACAGGCATCTTCACCGTAATGTGCATACCCAGGTTCACGTGACCCACAACCGCAACGTTGCACATCACCACCACCTGCGTCACGTTCATCATTACCATCACGTAATAAATAGGCACCAACATAAGAATGTGTCCACACATGCCCATGTGAGTCATCATAGACACGTGCGCCATAACACTCACGTGAGTCATTCGCACCATATTTACCATCGTCTGACAAGGTATAGCAAACGTGTGTTACATCACCATCGAAACGTTTATCACAGTCGTAACGTACAACATAACAGGCACGTAAGCCATAcgcaccaccaccaccactaa
- the LOC140039922 gene encoding uncharacterized protein — MELVKRNILFGCILLVIIVSCEAVPRRETSQNTAADDNVKAAQDDDDGVNVEAVDDDDDVDKAAVEKPQKNAKPANAHPDDNHDDGHPDDHHDDDHHDDHDGHPDDHHDDDHHDIHPDDHLHPDDHHDLDHHDIHPDDHHDIHPDDHHDIHPDDHHDIHPDDHHDIHPDDHHDIHPDDHHDIHPDDHHDIHHYGHPDDYHHDDHMYNDTHEYPDDHHMYNETHPYPHHEIHHYHYYGGNETHPDHDYMHHNDTHPHEVHHYHHYDDDDHPDHDHDDHDDYYHDEF, encoded by the coding sequence ATGGAGTTAGTGAAACGAAATATCTTGTTTGGTTGCATTTTACTTGTCATCATTGTGAGTTGTGAAGCAGTACCAAGAAGAGAGACGTCGCAGAACACAGCAGCAGACGATAATGTTAAAGCCGCCCAAGATGATGACGATGGCGTGAATGTGGAAGCTGtagatgatgacgatgatgttgACAAGGCTGCTGTAGAAAAGCCGCAGAAGAACGCAAAACCGGCTAATGCGCATCCTGATGATAACCATGACGATGGCCACCCGGATGATCACCATGACGACGATCATCACGATGATCACGATGGCCATCCAGATGATCACCATGACGACGATCATCATGATATTCATCCAGACGACCATCTACATCCTGATGACCATCATGATCTAGATCACCATGACATCCACCCAGATGATCACCATGACATTCATCCAGATGATCACCATGACATCCATCCGGATGATCACCATGACATCCATCCAGATGATCACCATGACATCCATCCAGATGATCACCATGACATCCATCCAGATGATCACCATGACATCCATCCAGATGATCACCATGACATCCATCACTATGGCCACCCCGATGACTATCACCACGACGACCACATGTACAACGACACGCATGAGTACCCAGATGATCACCACATGTACAATGAAACACACCCGTATCCACACCATGAAATACACCATTACCATTACTACGGTGGCAACGAAACCCATCCAGACCACGACTACATGCACCATAACGATACTCACCCACACGAAGtgcatcattatcatcattatgaCGATGATGATCATCCAGATCACGATCATGATGACCATGACGATTATTATCATGATGAATTTTGA